A DNA window from Cognatiyoonia koreensis contains the following coding sequences:
- a CDS encoding phosphatase domain-containing protein — MNFKLLLARIAARIERWTDVLRRPSKAEPSITPYVGYATPQHLIVRGRVLATRQERLMRPDQSRFANFRAMIGLFRTDEMADVIVSAGEVMTRTDEEGYFTLELPRGDATGRTIVTVTLGKKSWQCPVIIPDTAASYGIISDIDDTMILTGAYSLARNIWTSLTGNAATRLVFPDAVRLMARLNTVVSPVFFVSSSPWNFYPFLREIMSKSQLPEAPMFLRDYGISETQFITGTHGDHKGQAIDTILAANPNLPFVLIGDTGQHDAHVYADAVKRHPGRIARVILRQAGPRQDAHAISALRAAGIPVHVAPSYDDMDF; from the coding sequence ATGAATTTCAAGCTGCTCCTCGCCCGTATCGCGGCGCGTATCGAACGGTGGACGGATGTGCTTCGTCGCCCCAGCAAGGCAGAACCAAGCATCACGCCCTATGTCGGCTATGCGACGCCCCAGCATCTGATTGTGCGCGGGCGTGTTCTGGCCACGCGGCAGGAACGGTTGATGCGGCCGGATCAGTCGCGATTTGCGAACTTCCGCGCGATGATAGGTTTGTTTCGCACAGACGAAATGGCCGACGTGATTGTCAGCGCAGGCGAAGTCATGACGCGGACCGACGAAGAAGGCTACTTCACGCTGGAACTGCCGCGCGGTGACGCAACGGGCCGCACGATCGTCACGGTAACGCTGGGCAAGAAAAGCTGGCAATGTCCCGTGATCATTCCGGACACGGCAGCGTCCTACGGGATCATTTCGGACATCGACGACACGATGATCCTGACCGGTGCCTATTCCTTGGCCCGCAACATCTGGACCTCATTGACCGGAAATGCCGCGACACGACTGGTGTTTCCAGACGCAGTCCGGCTGATGGCGCGGCTCAATACGGTTGTGAGCCCGGTGTTCTTTGTCAGTTCTTCGCCTTGGAATTTCTATCCGTTCCTGCGTGAAATCATGTCGAAATCCCAACTGCCCGAAGCACCGATGTTTCTGCGCGATTACGGGATCAGCGAAACGCAATTCATCACCGGAACGCATGGTGACCACAAAGGACAGGCCATTGACACCATTCTCGCGGCGAACCCGAACTTGCCCTTTGTGTTGATCGGCGACACCGGCCAGCACGATGCGCATGTCTATGCCGATGCCGTGAAACGCCATCCAGGCCGGATCGCCCGCGTTATTTTGCGGCAAGCCGGGCCGCGTCAGGATGCTCACGCTATCAGTGCCTTGCGCGCTGCGGGAATCCCTGTGCATGTTGCGCCAAGTTATGATGACATGGACTTCTAG
- the queG gene encoding tRNA epoxyqueuosine(34) reductase QueG yields MSLRTELDSFARAEGFAKIGVCRPDAVSLAQSLEQFVDAGYHGQMGWMADRMHWRGDPSALWPAAKSVVMFAEPYTPTHDPLAVLGHKDKAAISVYAQGRDYHDVLKKRLKRVGRWFISQVPDAEIKVFVDTAPVMEKPLAQAAGLGWQGKHTNLLGRDLGNWFFLGAMFTTVPLDPDPPEVGHCGSCTACLDICPTNAFPAPYKLDARRCISYLTIEHKGPVADDLRGLMGNRIYGCDDCLAICPWNKFAETARDAKYAARADVKDPPLAELAVLDDAAFRERFSGSPIKRIGRDRFVRNVLYAIGNSGLPALMSVAETQLADPDPTVADAARWAVDKLRSGQTGL; encoded by the coding sequence ATGTCGCTAAGGACCGAACTCGACAGTTTTGCCCGTGCCGAAGGGTTCGCAAAAATCGGGGTTTGCCGCCCCGATGCCGTGTCGCTTGCGCAGTCGCTAGAGCAGTTCGTTGATGCTGGTTACCACGGGCAGATGGGCTGGATGGCCGATAGGATGCACTGGCGTGGCGATCCGTCCGCACTTTGGCCAGCAGCGAAATCAGTGGTGATGTTCGCCGAACCTTACACACCGACACATGATCCGCTGGCTGTGCTGGGGCACAAGGACAAGGCCGCCATTTCTGTCTATGCGCAGGGCCGCGACTATCACGACGTCCTCAAGAAGCGGCTCAAGCGGGTCGGGCGCTGGTTCATCTCGCAAGTGCCAGATGCGGAAATCAAGGTTTTCGTAGATACCGCGCCGGTCATGGAAAAACCGCTCGCTCAGGCGGCGGGGCTTGGCTGGCAAGGCAAACACACCAATCTGCTGGGCCGCGATCTGGGCAACTGGTTCTTTTTGGGCGCGATGTTCACGACCGTACCGCTTGATCCCGATCCGCCAGAGGTTGGCCATTGCGGTAGCTGCACCGCTTGTCTCGATATCTGCCCGACCAACGCCTTTCCAGCGCCTTACAAACTGGATGCACGGCGCTGCATTTCCTACTTGACGATCGAACACAAAGGACCGGTTGCAGACGACCTGCGGGGTCTGATGGGCAATCGAATCTACGGTTGCGATGATTGCCTTGCTATTTGCCCGTGGAACAAATTCGCCGAAACCGCACGGGATGCGAAATACGCAGCCCGCGCTGACGTGAAAGACCCACCTCTGGCAGAACTGGCTGTTCTGGATGATGCAGCGTTCCGCGAACGTTTTTCCGGGTCGCCGATAAAGCGGATCGGACGTGATCGTTTTGTGCGCAATGTGCTTTATGCCATCGGAAATTCAGGGCTGCCCGCGTTGATGTCTGTCGCAGAAACGCAGTTGGCTGATCCCGACCCGACAGTTGCCGATGCTGCGCGCTGGGCTGTGGACAAACTACGGTCCGGTCAGACGGGATTGTGA
- a CDS encoding DMT family transporter: MQPLRGILFKVSSVAVFMIMASLIKATADSVPPGQAVFFRSFFAMPIILGWLAMRRELRNGWKTQKPFGHLWRGILGTIAMGLGFTGLALLPLPEVTALGYAAPLIVVIIAAVYLKEPVGVVRLSAVALGLVGVLIVISPRLSLGAKMNSTETLGVIVVLCGAMTVAMVQVLVRKLVRTESTATIVFWFTVTSTIMSLLTLPWGWVVPSWDVAALLVLAGLLGGVGQMLVTTSYRHAEASLIAPFDYTSMLLALFIGYFVFSEVPTTPMLIGASLVIAAGILVVLRERHLGLQRARQRAVTGKFGG, encoded by the coding sequence ATGCAGCCCTTGCGTGGCATCCTGTTCAAGGTCTCGTCGGTCGCTGTTTTCATGATCATGGCAAGCTTGATCAAGGCGACCGCTGACAGTGTGCCACCGGGACAGGCCGTGTTTTTCCGGTCGTTCTTTGCCATGCCAATCATCCTTGGCTGGCTCGCCATGCGCCGTGAATTGCGTAACGGGTGGAAAACGCAGAAACCTTTTGGTCATTTGTGGCGCGGTATACTTGGCACCATTGCAATGGGATTGGGGTTCACCGGACTTGCCCTTTTACCGCTTCCCGAAGTGACCGCTCTTGGCTATGCGGCCCCACTGATCGTTGTGATCATCGCCGCTGTCTATCTCAAAGAACCGGTTGGCGTCGTACGTCTCAGCGCAGTCGCGTTGGGTCTGGTTGGCGTGTTGATCGTCATTTCGCCCCGTTTGTCGCTCGGCGCAAAGATGAACTCGACCGAAACACTTGGCGTGATCGTCGTTCTGTGTGGTGCGATGACGGTGGCCATGGTGCAGGTCCTGGTCCGCAAACTTGTGCGCACCGAAAGCACGGCGACAATCGTGTTCTGGTTCACGGTGACGTCCACGATCATGTCACTTTTGACATTGCCATGGGGGTGGGTCGTGCCGTCTTGGGACGTGGCCGCTCTGTTGGTCCTCGCCGGCCTCTTGGGGGGCGTCGGACAGATGCTTGTCACCACCAGTTACCGCCATGCAGAGGCATCGCTGATCGCGCCCTTTGATTACACCTCGATGCTGCTGGCGTTATTTATCGGATATTTCGTCTTCAGCGAAGTGCCGACGACGCCAATGCTGATCGGCGCAAGTCTCGTGATTGCGGCTGGAATTCTTGTTGTTCTGCGTGAACGCCACCTTGGTCTGCAGCGTGCGCGGCAACGCGCCGTTACCGGCAAGTTTGGCGGTTAG
- a CDS encoding branched-chain amino acid aminotransferase yields the protein MAGAYDDRDGKIWFDGQLVEWRDAKVHILTHAMHYASSVFEGERCYSGKIFKSREHSERLIKSGQLIDFDIPYSVDEIEAAKQAALDANGLKDAYVRPVAWRGSGEDMGVAAARNPVHLAVAVWEWGNYYGDAKTKGAKLDIAKWKRPSPETAPSQAKAAGLYMIATMSKHAAEAKGCSDALMFDYRGYVAECTGANLFFVKDGEVHTPKPDAFLNGITRQTVIGMLKEQGVTVHERVIMPEELEGFEQCWLTGTAAEVTPVGQIGDYNFEVGALALDVASSYEKLVRS from the coding sequence ATGGCGGGCGCATATGATGATCGGGACGGTAAAATCTGGTTTGACGGCCAACTGGTCGAATGGCGTGACGCAAAGGTGCATATCCTGACCCACGCCATGCACTACGCCTCTTCCGTATTCGAGGGCGAGCGTTGCTATTCTGGCAAGATATTCAAATCGCGCGAGCATTCTGAACGGCTGATCAAATCTGGTCAGCTGATCGACTTTGACATCCCCTATTCGGTCGATGAGATCGAAGCTGCCAAGCAGGCCGCACTGGATGCCAACGGATTAAAGGACGCCTATGTCCGCCCTGTCGCCTGGCGCGGGTCGGGTGAGGACATGGGCGTTGCAGCAGCACGCAATCCTGTCCATCTTGCCGTCGCGGTCTGGGAATGGGGCAATTACTATGGTGATGCCAAAACCAAGGGCGCCAAGCTTGATATTGCGAAATGGAAGCGCCCGTCGCCGGAAACGGCACCATCTCAGGCCAAGGCCGCCGGGCTTTACATGATCGCCACAATGTCCAAGCACGCCGCAGAAGCGAAGGGCTGTTCAGACGCGCTGATGTTTGATTACCGCGGCTATGTGGCCGAATGCACCGGCGCGAACCTGTTCTTCGTCAAGGATGGTGAAGTGCACACACCCAAGCCGGATGCCTTTTTGAACGGCATCACCCGTCAGACGGTGATTGGGATGCTTAAGGAACAGGGTGTCACCGTGCATGAGCGTGTCATCATGCCCGAAGAGCTGGAAGGCTTCGAGCAATGCTGGCTGACAGGCACAGCGGCAGAGGTGACACCGGTCGGGCAGATCGGCGATTACAACTTCGAGGTCGGCGCGCTTGCGCTGGACGTAGCGTCGTCCTACGAAAAACTGGTGCGCAGCTAG
- the mtgA gene encoding monofunctional biosynthetic peptidoglycan transglycosylase has translation MAKPKTKKTTRKKAPPKPSLLARLRRLLWRGLFGVFAFVVLVTLLFTVVNPPTNIYMASESRRLGGVTQEWVALENIAPVMARSAVAAEDANFCLHWGLDVDAIQTAIDEGSNRGASTISQQTVKNVYLWHGRSYMRKAIEAIWTPLVEAVWSKRRVLEVYLNVAEFDEGVFGVQAAARHYFGVDAADLTPRQAARLAMVLPSPKTRSASNPTPTQRRRAASIMDGAATILADGRADCFEG, from the coding sequence ATGGCAAAACCCAAGACCAAAAAGACAACACGCAAGAAAGCACCGCCCAAACCGAGCCTATTGGCACGGTTGCGTCGCCTGCTCTGGCGTGGCCTGTTCGGGGTCTTTGCATTCGTCGTGCTGGTGACGCTTTTGTTCACCGTGGTGAACCCGCCTACAAATATCTACATGGCCAGCGAAAGCCGCCGACTGGGTGGTGTCACTCAGGAATGGGTCGCGCTCGAAAATATCGCGCCCGTGATGGCCCGATCCGCCGTAGCCGCCGAGGATGCGAATTTCTGTCTGCATTGGGGACTGGACGTGGACGCCATTCAGACCGCAATCGACGAAGGCAGCAATCGTGGCGCATCGACGATATCGCAGCAAACCGTCAAGAACGTCTATCTCTGGCATGGCCGATCTTACATGCGCAAAGCAATAGAGGCCATCTGGACCCCGCTGGTCGAGGCTGTCTGGTCAAAACGCCGCGTGCTGGAGGTTTATCTGAACGTCGCCGAATTCGATGAAGGCGTGTTCGGCGTGCAGGCCGCGGCGCGACATTATTTCGGTGTCGATGCTGCCGATCTGACACCACGTCAGGCGGCGCGGCTTGCGATGGTTTTGCCATCGCCCAAGACCCGCAGTGCGTCAAATCCGACACCCACCCAGCGACGCCGCGCGGCCAGTATCATGGATGGGGCCGCAACGATCCTTGCCGATGGACGGGCGGACTGCTTCGAAGGTTGA
- a CDS encoding PQQ-dependent sugar dehydrogenase, whose amino-acid sequence MMNKIFKAATLSAILATGAAAEVPQGPPNANFEPAFENQTRAPQLPKTNVEVSNFAEGLEHPWGIARLPDGRYLVTERPGRLRLVGADGGVSGEIAGLPTVDNRGQGGLLDVALSHDFENDQTVYWTYAKGVPGGTVTAAARGVFSEGGEILDARDIFVQQPPSQNPMHYGSRIIPMPDGMVWITTGEHSVREDAVKAQDINITYGKVIRVTWDGLAPMDNPYVGENGDDAVWSYGHRNIQGAALDASGALWTIEHGPRGGDELNKPEAAKNYGWPAISYGINYNGSPVGGGEAVAEGMEQPVYYWDPVIAPGGMVFYDGPFAPWQGDLIIASLRPGGLVRLELEDGRVVGEERLLTDVGRVRDVELLPDGSLLALLDAADGGILRVTPTE is encoded by the coding sequence ATGATGAACAAGATATTCAAGGCTGCCACCCTCAGCGCAATTCTGGCAACAGGCGCCGCAGCCGAAGTGCCACAAGGTCCACCCAACGCCAATTTCGAACCGGCATTCGAAAATCAGACCCGCGCCCCGCAATTGCCGAAAACGAACGTCGAGGTAAGTAACTTCGCCGAAGGACTGGAACATCCCTGGGGCATCGCCCGCCTGCCCGATGGGCGTTATCTGGTGACCGAGCGGCCCGGTCGTTTGCGTCTGGTTGGTGCCGACGGCGGTGTGTCAGGAGAGATCGCCGGCCTGCCGACAGTCGATAATCGCGGGCAGGGCGGCTTGTTGGACGTCGCGCTCTCTCATGATTTTGAAAATGACCAGACAGTGTACTGGACCTACGCCAAAGGCGTGCCGGGCGGCACTGTGACGGCAGCGGCCCGCGGGGTTTTTTCTGAAGGTGGCGAAATTCTTGACGCGCGCGATATCTTCGTTCAGCAGCCACCGTCGCAAAACCCGATGCACTACGGCAGCAGGATCATCCCGATGCCCGACGGCATGGTCTGGATCACCACAGGCGAACACTCCGTGCGCGAAGATGCTGTCAAAGCGCAGGATATCAACATTACCTACGGCAAGGTGATCCGCGTGACGTGGGACGGGCTGGCACCGATGGATAACCCCTATGTCGGTGAAAATGGCGATGACGCCGTCTGGTCGTATGGTCATCGGAATATTCAGGGTGCAGCCCTTGATGCCAGCGGCGCGCTTTGGACAATCGAACACGGCCCGCGCGGCGGGGACGAACTGAACAAACCGGAAGCGGCCAAGAACTATGGTTGGCCTGCGATTTCATACGGTATCAATTACAATGGTAGCCCCGTCGGCGGTGGTGAAGCGGTCGCCGAAGGGATGGAGCAACCGGTCTATTACTGGGATCCGGTGATCGCCCCCGGCGGCATGGTCTTTTACGACGGACCTTTCGCGCCTTGGCAAGGCGATCTGATCATCGCGTCACTGCGTCCGGGCGGTCTTGTCCGTCTTGAACTGGAAGACGGCCGTGTCGTTGGCGAAGAACGTCTTTTGACCGATGTTGGTCGGGTGCGCGACGTTGAATTGCTTCCCGATGGCAGCTTGCTTGCGCTGCTTGATGCGGCGGATGGCGGTATCCTGCGAGTGACGCCAACCGAATGA
- a CDS encoding glutathione S-transferase family protein yields the protein MNRLYHYPLSPFSRKVRLSMAEKKIEVELVEERYWEQDADFLRRNPAGKVPVLKMGNRTMADSTAICEYLEDSHPTPPLLPNGAEGRYEARRIVAWFDDKFYKEVTAKLLGERVFRKVMGTGYPDSTNVKAGSRAVKYHLDYMAHLLDQRRWLAGNDMTLADFAAAAQLSCLDYISDVDWNRHEVVKDWYAKIKSRPAFRSLLADQVPGFPQPAHYADLDF from the coding sequence ATGAACCGACTTTACCATTACCCGCTGTCTCCGTTTTCGCGCAAAGTGCGCCTGTCCATGGCAGAGAAGAAAATCGAAGTCGAACTGGTCGAGGAACGGTATTGGGAACAGGATGCCGATTTCCTGCGCCGCAACCCTGCTGGCAAGGTGCCAGTCCTGAAAATGGGCAACCGTACAATGGCCGATAGTACGGCCATTTGTGAATATCTCGAAGATAGCCATCCGACCCCGCCGCTTCTTCCAAACGGCGCGGAAGGCCGGTACGAAGCGCGGCGGATCGTTGCGTGGTTCGATGACAAATTCTACAAGGAAGTCACCGCCAAGCTGTTGGGTGAACGCGTGTTCCGCAAAGTGATGGGCACCGGCTATCCCGACAGCACGAACGTCAAGGCAGGATCCCGCGCGGTCAAGTACCACCTTGATTACATGGCCCACCTTCTGGACCAGCGGCGCTGGCTTGCCGGCAACGACATGACGCTCGCCGATTTCGCGGCAGCGGCACAGTTGTCATGTCTGGACTATATTTCCGACGTTGACTGGAACCGCCACGAGGTCGTGAAAGACTGGTATGCCAAGATCAAATCCCGCCCAGCGTTCCGTTCCCTTCTGGCCGATCAGGTCCCCGGTTTTCCGCAACCTGCCCACTATGCCGATCTTGACTTCTAA